The DNA segment ATGGGCCGATGTCTTGACCAGGCCCTCGCGGACGACGAGCGATACGGAGTCTGGGGTGGACTGTCCGAACGGGAGCGCCGAGCCCTCCAAAGACACCTGAGCTCCGGGGGATGACGCCTCCGACCGCATGTGCCGGCAGGAGGCCGGGCGGAGGCTCGAGGCCTGAACGATCCCGTCGACCGAGGACGGCGGTCTCATCCAGCTCCGGCATGGCCAGACTGAGCGACGTTCGTTCTGGGAACGGCTCATCGATCTTAAGGCCCGCGTGCCCCCAAGTGGGTAGTGGCAGGAACAGATGGGCACGCCGCGCTCCAGCCGCGCTGCCGTTGGGCCGACAGCTGAGTGGATGGGGCGCCAGCCCCGCCCGTTCATCGAGCGTTGAGGAGACAGGCATGGCGAGGCGATGCCCCGGCGTACCTCAATGGGTGCGTCGTCCCCCGGGTCTCGTCGCCCAGGCCCGTCAGGTCCTCCTCGGGTGCGCCCTTCTCGCTCTGGCGTTGACTGCGGTCGGGCAGGCGGTGTCCGGAGCTCGCGGTTCATCACTGACCCTCGTGTTGACGGCGACCGTCGTCTTGGCGGCCTCCTGGCTGTGGCGCTACCGAACGGAGGCTGCGCCGCTTGCCTTGGACGCTGTCGAGATGCTCGCGACAGCAGCGTTCGCCGTCGCCTGCCCCGATCCCGCTATTGCCTTCGGTTTCGCCTTCTCGGCGTCCTGGCTGCGGATGCTCTTCGGCTCCTCGCGGCAGGCTGTGGTGTACGGCCTGGGGATTGTGCTCGCCATCGGCGCGGCCGTGCCCCTGTGGGAACACTTCCCGGGGCATGCCGGGACCTTCGTCAGGGCAGGTGCGCTGGGTGCACTGCCAGTGCTGTTCCTGACCATCACCGTTGCCCGCTACCTGGCCGTGATCCTCTTCAGCCATGAGCAGTCACAGGAGCGCGACGCGGCCTTGCTGCGGTTCGGCAACCGACTGATGGACGTCACCGAGCGCAGCGACATCATCAAGCACGCGTGGGTCGCCATCGAGCAGATCTGCCGGTCAACTCCAGGCCTGCGCGCGATCGTCGTTCGGCAGTCGACTCAGGACGTGATGGTGCTCGGCTCTGCCGGCGATCTGCGCCACCCGCCGACCGCCTTGCCGAGCGGACTGCTGCCCACGGCCGTCGCGCCCGGGGCCGTCCAGCCGTTGAACGATGTCGGGCCGCTGAGCCAGGCGGTCGGCCTCGCCGGGCACTGGGTGGCGATCGGCATGCCGAGACAAGCGGGGGATTTCGTGCTCCTCGGTTGTCCGGGACGGGTCCCGACCGACGGAGTGGTCGCCGTGCAGTCGTTGCTGAACCAGCTGGCTCTGGCATTGCAGGCGAGCGACGCGCATGAGGCGCTGTGGACGCAGGCACGCACCGACAGTCTCACCGGCCTGGCCAACCGTGCGGCGTTCTCGTCCGCCCTGGCATCCCATCTGGATCGGGGCACGAGCGCAGCGACGCTGTTGCTCCTCGACCTGGATGACTTCAAGGCGGTGAACGACAAGTTCGGGCATGCCGTGGGTGACGAGCTTCTGCGTCATGTGGCCGATCGCCTGCGCGCGGCAACGCGCCCGACTGACGTGTGTGCCCGCTTGGGCGGTGACGAGTTCGCCGTGCTGCTGACCGAGAGCAATGCGGCTTTCGCTCGCGCAATCGCGGAGCGCCTCATCGCACAGGTCTCCACGCCCGTCACGCTCTGCGGACGGGGCGTCCACATCGGTGTCAGCATCGGCGTCGCTTGTTCGACGCCTGGCATCACCGACCAGGATCTGGTTCATCGGGCGGATCTCGCGATGTACGAAGCCAAGGGCAAGGGGAAGAACCGAGTCCACACCTTCGATCTGTCGAATGTTCCGCTGTTCTCCACTGCCCTCGATCGGGCGCATGCGCCGGACCCGCTGTTGTCTCAGCTCCGCTAGCTGTGCTCACCTGAGCGGTTATGACGCCACTGGCAGGCGGCCGACCGCCAAGTCCGGTGTGGCCGCGGTGATGGTTGTGACGGTGCAGTCAGGGACCGTAGGCCCCGGCGCGCTCGGCGTCGCCGTCGTAGGCGGCGGCGTAGGCCCACTCGTCGGCAGCCGCCGAACTCGGGAGAAATGCCCTCGGTGATCCGCCGGTCCAGGCAGTCCCACGTGCGGCGCGGTGAGCGGGGCCGGCTCGGGCGGTCGTGCATTCCAGCCTCGCCCTGTTCAAGGTAGCCATCGGCCCAGCCCCCGGCGTTGATGCCGAGATCTGCAACCGCTCGGCCGTCGGCGCCGAGCCCAGACTGCCTCGACGACGCAGCGGGCAAGCAGAAGTCGACCAGGAGGGATCAAGGTGGCCTGAGCGTGGGACACGAGGCCTCCAGGATGAGTAGCCGTTTCCTGAACAGCTCCATGTCTCACTCGGAGGTCTTCCTCCTGTCACCTGCCAGCGTCACCAGTGTCCGTCGTCAGTGCAGCTGGCGCTCCCTCGCCTTCCCAACGGGACCTCTGCAACGCCTGACGACATGCCGGTCCCGCTTCCTGAGCAAGTACGTCCTCCTCGTTCGGCACGACCGCGATCAGGACACCCCCGCTCAGCCGCTTCTCGGAAGAAGCTGGATTTGTCGTCGACGTTGAGCCGGCCTCGCGGCAATGCTGTTCGGGACGGCGTCGTCCACCCCGGGGCGGGGTGAGTCTCGCCCGTGCCTCCTCCGCGAGCTGGCGGGCCGCGATGACAGACGCCGGTTCGGGCAGCTTCGGAGAAGCGTCAGGCATCAGTAGCCGAGCTGTTGCATGCACTGCTGCTCAAAGGCTTGCACCTGCGCCTGCTCGGCGCTGCTGAGCGGCTCGGGTCCGAAGGGGCCGTCGACCACCTCGTAGGCATCGGGACCGAACAGCTGAACGGTGAAGCCGAGTGGCTCCAAACAGGTCTTCATGCGCTCGCCGAACTGAGCCGGGTCCCCCGTAGGAGTTCGGGGTGCGGCCCGGTCGGCCAGCAGTCGACCGGGTGTGGTCGGGGTCGGCTTGGCAACCGTCTTTCCACCACGTAG comes from the Modestobacter italicus genome and includes:
- a CDS encoding GGDEF domain-containing protein, producing MLTATVVLAASWLWRYRTEAAPLALDAVEMLATAAFAVACPDPAIAFGFAFSASWLRMLFGSSRQAVVYGLGIVLAIGAAVPLWEHFPGHAGTFVRAGALGALPVLFLTITVARYLAVILFSHEQSQERDAALLRFGNRLMDVTERSDIIKHAWVAIEQICRSTPGLRAIVVRQSTQDVMVLGSAGDLRHPPTALPSGLLPTAVAPGAVQPLNDVGPLSQAVGLAGHWVAIGMPRQAGDFVLLGCPGRVPTDGVVAVQSLLNQLALALQASDAHEALWTQARTDSLTGLANRAAFSSALASHLDRGTSAATLLLLDLDDFKAVNDKFGHAVGDELLRHVADRLRAATRPTDVCARLGGDEFAVLLTESNAAFARAIAERLIAQVSTPVTLCGRGVHIGVSIGVACSTPGITDQDLVHRADLAMYEAKGKGKNRVHTFDLSNVPLFSTALDRAHAPDPLLSQLR